The following nucleotide sequence is from Candidatus Eisenbacteria bacterium.
CGTCGTGATCTTCGTCCTCAACAACGATGGGGGCGGGATCTTCTCTCACTTGCCGATCGCCGCCCATCGCGATCTCTGCGAGAGGCTCTTCCACGCGCCGCACGGCCATTCCATGGAGGGCGCCGCCGCGCTTCACGGCCTCTCCTACGCGCGGGCGCAAGGCCGGGGCGAGGCTGCGGAGGCGGTCGCGCGCGGACTCCGGGGCGCGGGGACGAGGATCGTGGAGCTTCGCACGGATGCCGCGGCCTCCGCGATCGAGCACAGAGAGACGATGGAGCGGATCGCGCGCGAGATCGCGCGACGGCTCGCGGCGCGCGCCGAGGGGAGCGCCGCGGGGAGCGGCGCCGCGGAGGGATCTTGATCGAGCGGCGCGTCACAGCGGCGGGGCTTCGCTGGCGCGTGCGCGAGACGGGGGTCGATTCCGGCCGGACGCTCCTGTTGCTGCACGGGTTCGCGGGAGAGGCGTCCTACTGGGACTACCCGGCGTCCCTGCTCGCGGGGCGCCTCTGCGTCGCGCCCGATCTTCCGGGGCATGGAGGGACCGACCCGCCGATCCCGCCCGAGCGGTGGCGCATGGACAGATTGGCCGATGCGATGCTCCTTCTGCTCGATGCGTTGTCGATCGAGAGGGTCGATCTCGTCGGGTACTCGATGGGTGGACGGGCGGCGGTCCACCTCGCCTGCAGCGCGCCTGGCAGGATCGGCTCGCTGACATTGGTCGGCGCTTCGGCCGGGATCGCCGATCCGAAGGAGAGGCGCGAGCGCCTCGCTCAGGATGAGGAGCTGGCATCGCTTCTCGAGCGAGAGGGGATCGAGGCTTTCGTGGCGAGGTGGGAAGCCCTTCCCCTCTTCGAGAGCCAGAGGAGATTGCCGGAGGAGGTTCTCTCGCGGACGCGCCGCATGCGCCTCGCGCAGGATCCTCGCGCCCTTGCCGCGGCCCTGCGCGCGTTCGGGACCGGGTCCCTGGAGCCGCTTTACGACCGGATCGCGGATCTGCCGATGCGTGTCCTCCTGGTCGCCGGGGAAGAGGACGCGAAGTTCGTCGCCATCGCCCGGTCGCTCGCTCTCGCCATGCCCCGCGCTCGCGCGGAGGTCGTGCCCCACGCGGGCCACTCCGTCCCCTTGGAGCGGCCGGAGGCCTTCGCGGGGCTGCTCGAGTCGTTTCTCTCCCGAGCATCGATGGAAGGAGGAATCGGATCGTGAACGAATCGGCCGAGGTCCGCTGGGAATCCGCCGGGACCCATGAGGATATCCGCTACGAGAAGTCCGGAGGGATCGCGAAGCTCACGATCAACCGTCCGGAGGTGCGAAACGCCTTCCGACCGGCGACCCTCTTCGAGCTCGCATCGGCGCTGGCCGACGCGCGGGACGATCCCTCGATCGGCGTTGTGATCCTCACCGGCGCCGGCGATGAGGCGTTCTGCTCCGGGGGCGATCAGAGAGTCCGCGGCGATCAGGGCTATGTCGGAAAGGACGGCGTGCCCCGCCTGAACGTCCTCGATCTGCAGAAGCAGATCCGCTCGCTGCCCAAGCCGGTCATCGCGATGGTCAAGGGGTACGCGATCGGCGGAGGCCACGTCCTCCATCTGGTCTGCGATCTCACCATCGCCGCCGACAACGCCCGCTTCGGACAGACGGGCCCCAAGGTGGGGAGCTTCGACGGCGGATTCGGCGCCTCGATCCTCTCCGACCTGGTCGGCCCGAAGAAGGCGAAGGAGATCTGGTTCCTCTGCCGCCAGTACGACGCCAAGGAGGCGCTGGCCATGGGGCTCGTCAACGCGGTCGTCCCGCTCGCCGAGGTCGAGAGGGAGACGCTCCGCTGGTGCCGGGAGATCCTCGAGCGCAGCCCGATGGCGATCCGGGTCTTGAAATCCGCCTTCAACGCGCGAACCGACGGCGAGGCGGGGCTGCAGGAGCTGGCCGGCAACGCGACGCTCCTCTACTACATGACCGAAGAAGCGCGGGAGGGGCGAGACGCGTACGTCGAGAAGAGGAAGCCGGACTTCTCGCGCTTCCCGAGACTGCCGTAGGGAGCCCGGGAGGGGCGCGATGCCGGCGGGCCTGCGGACCTGGATTCTGGCGGCGCGACCGCGGACCCTGAGCGCCGCGGTCGTCCCGGTTCTCGTGGGAACGGCCCTCGCGGTCGAGAGGAACGCCTTTCGCGCGCTGCCGGCGATCGCCGCTCTCGTCGGGGCGATCGCGATCCAGATCGGGACCAACTTCGCCAACGACTACTCCGACGCCGTCCGGGGGACGGACAGCGAGCGGCGCGGCCCGACGCGCGTGACGCAGGCCGGTCTCGTGACCGAGCGGGCGATGCGCGCGGCCATCGCGATCGCCTTCGGCGTCTCCGTCCTGTGCGGCGTCTACCTCGTGGGAGTCGGGGGCTGGCCCATTCTCGTCCTCGGCATCCTCTCGATCGTCTCGGGGCTCGCCTACACGGGAGGCCCCTACCCGCTCGGCTACCACGGCCTCGGGGAGGTCTTCGTTCTCGCCTTCTTCGGACTCGGCGCCGTCGCGGGCACCTACTACGTCCAGGCGGGCCACCTGATCCTCCCGGCGATCCTTCTCTCGGCGCCTGTCGGCCTCTTCTCGGTGGCCATCCTGGTCGCGAACAACTTGAGAGACATCGAGACCGACCGGCGGGCGGGAAAGATGACGCTGGCGGCGCGATTCGGCCATCGCTTCGGGGCCGCGGAGTATGCCGCGGCCCTGCTGCTCGCCTACCTCACGCCGGCCGCCCTGGCGATCGCGCGCGCCCTCCCCGCCGGATCCCTTCTCTGTCTGCTGTCCCTCCCCCTCGCGATTCCTCTCCTGCGCATCGCCCATCGCGCCGACGCGACTCTGGCCGAGCATCTTCGCCTCCTGGCGGGGACTTCGCGCCTCTTCTTGGTTTTCGGTCTCCTCCTCGGCGCCGGCCTCCTGCTTGACGCCGGTCTTCTGCTGTGAGGAGAGGATGAAGGCGCGGATCCAGGCTCGCCCATATCGTCTCGCGCTCTCGCGGCCCCTCGCGACGGCGGCGGGGGTCATTGCCGAGCGGCGGGGATTCTGGATCCTGGCAGAGGACGAGGAGGGCCGGACGGGTCTCGGAGAGGCGGCTCCTCTCCCCCGCTTCGGAACGGAGACGGTGGAGGAGGCGGCGAGATTTCTCGCGGGGCTATCCGGCTGGCGGACGATCGAGCACGACCTGACGGCGGCGCCACTCTCCTCGCGCGCGGGGCTGGACCTGGCGCGTCTCGATCTGGAGGCGCAGCGCGCGGGGGTATCGCTCGCCGATCATCTGAGCCCCCGCTCGAAGAGGACGGTGAGCGTGAACGCGCTTCTCCGGACGGAGGAACCGGAGGATCTCGCGGCGGAGGCGGCCGACGCCGCGGCTCTCGGCTACGGCACGCTGAAGATGAAGATCGGCGCGCGCGAGCCGGCGGACGACGCGCGTCGCTTCGCGGCCGTCCGGAGGCGGCTCGGTCCGGGCATTCGACTGCGCGCCGACGCGAACCGCGCGTGGGAGGCCGAGACAGCCCTTCATGCGCTGCGGCTCCTCGAGCCGTTCGGACTCGAGTTCGTCGAGGAGCCGGCGAGGGCCGGCATCGAGGCGATCGCGCGCGTCTCCCCCGTTCCGATCTGCGCCGACGAGTCGGTCTGCTCGATCGAGACGGGCCGCAGATTGATCACGGAGCGATCGGTCCCATTCCTGTCGCTCAAGCCCTCTCTCATCGGCGGGATCTCGGCCGCGCGGCGCCTCGCGGAGGAGGCGCATGAGGCCGGGATCGGCGTGGTCATCACATCGGCGCTCGACACTTCGGTCGGCGTCGCCGGGGCCCTTCACCTGGCCGCCTCCCTCCCCTGGCTCGACCGCGCGTGCGGCCTCGCGACCGCGGGCCTGCTCGCGGGCGATCCGGCCGAGGGGCTGGAAGCGCCTTCCGAAGGTTTCCTGCGCGTTCCCCAAGGGCCGGGACTCGGCGTGCGGTTGGGGACTCGATGAGCTCGACGCCCAGGGCGCCCGCGATCGCCTGGCGCGGACGGGAGATCGCGCGCGCGCAACTGGAGGAAGAGGTCCTCGCCGTCGCGCGCAGGCTCCTCGCCCTGGGCGTGAGACCGGGCGATCGCGTCGGGATGCTGGCGCCGGGTTCGATCGACTGGGCCCTCCTCGCGCACGCCATTCCCCGGATCGGCGCCGTGCTGGTCCCCCTCCATGCTCGCCTCGCCCAGGAGGAGGTCTCCCGGCAGATCGGGGAAGCGAATCTCTCGCTCCTGTTGCACGGCGGCGAAGCGGATCTGGATGACGCGACCCTTCTCTCCATCAACGTCGAGGACTTTCGAGCGATCGCCCCCTCGGCCGCTATCCCTCCGCAAGATCTCGATCCGGAGAGGGTCTCCACGATCCTCTTCACGTCGGGAAGCTCCGGCAGGCCGAGAGGGGTGATGCTCACCCGGCGCAACCATCTCGTCTCCGCGGCGGCGTCGTCCCGCGTTCTCGGACTCGGCCCCGAAGACCGGTGGCTCTGCTGTCTGCCCCTCTATCACGTGGGCGGACTGAACATCCTCTATCGCTGCCTGCAGGCGGGGGCGTCCGTGCTCCTCCACGACTCGTTCGATCCCGCGCAGGCCAACCGCGCGATCGACCGAGAGGGAGTCACCCTCGTCTCTCTGGTCTCGGTCATGCTGAGGCGGATGCTCGAGGAGAGGCGCGGACGGCCGTTCCCTCCGGCGCTGCGCGCGATCCTGGTCGGCGGCGGGCCGGTCGAGGACGGGCTGATCGACGCCTGCCCGCAGGCGCTTGCGACCTACGGCCTCACGGAGACCTGCTCCCATGTGACGCTCGTCCGTCCCGGCTCGGGCACGGCCGAGCGGCACAGCGCGGGCCCGCCCCTTCCGGGGATCGATGTCCGGATCGTCGATGACGGTGGCGCGGCTCTTCCCGCAGGATCTCCGGGCGCGATCGAGGTCCGGGGACCGATCGTCATGCAGGGCTACCTGAACGAGTCGACGCCGTCTGTCGTGGACGGCTGGCTCCGGACCGGCGATCTCGGCTTCCTCGATGCGGCCGGGTGCCTGCGCGTCGCGGGAAGATCGACCGACCTGATCATCTCGGGGGGAGAGAACATCCATCCGGCCGAGATCGAGGCGGCCCTGCTCGGGATCCCGGGAGTCGAGGAGGCAGCCGTCATCGGGATCCCGGACGATGCCTGG
It contains:
- the menH gene encoding 2-succinyl-6-hydroxy-2,4-cyclohexadiene-1-carboxylate synthase encodes the protein RRDLRPQQRWGRDLLSLADRRPSRSLREALPRAARPFHGGRRRASRPLLRAGARPGRGCGGGRARTPGRGDEDRGASHGCRGLRDRAQRDDGADRARDRATARGARRGERRGERRRGGILIERRVTAAGLRWRVRETGVDSGRTLLLLHGFAGEASYWDYPASLLAGRLCVAPDLPGHGGTDPPIPPERWRMDRLADAMLLLLDALSIERVDLVGYSMGGRAAVHLACSAPGRIGSLTLVGASAGIADPKERRERLAQDEELASLLEREGIEAFVARWEALPLFESQRRLPEEVLSRTRRMRLAQDPRALAAALRAFGTGSLEPLYDRIADLPMRVLLVAGEEDAKFVAIARSLALAMPRARAEVVPHAGHSVPLERPEAFAGLLESFLSRASMEGGIGS
- the menB gene encoding 1,4-dihydroxy-2-naphthoyl-CoA synthase, yielding MVNESAEVRWESAGTHEDIRYEKSGGIAKLTINRPEVRNAFRPATLFELASALADARDDPSIGVVILTGAGDEAFCSGGDQRVRGDQGYVGKDGVPRLNVLDLQKQIRSLPKPVIAMVKGYAIGGGHVLHLVCDLTIAADNARFGQTGPKVGSFDGGFGASILSDLVGPKKAKEIWFLCRQYDAKEALAMGLVNAVVPLAEVERETLRWCREILERSPMAIRVLKSAFNARTDGEAGLQELAGNATLLYYMTEEAREGRDAYVEKRKPDFSRFPRLP
- a CDS encoding 1,4-dihydroxy-2-naphthoate polyprenyltransferase, translating into MPAGLRTWILAARPRTLSAAVVPVLVGTALAVERNAFRALPAIAALVGAIAIQIGTNFANDYSDAVRGTDSERRGPTRVTQAGLVTERAMRAAIAIAFGVSVLCGVYLVGVGGWPILVLGILSIVSGLAYTGGPYPLGYHGLGEVFVLAFFGLGAVAGTYYVQAGHLILPAILLSAPVGLFSVAILVANNLRDIETDRRAGKMTLAARFGHRFGAAEYAAALLLAYLTPAALAIARALPAGSLLCLLSLPLAIPLLRIAHRADATLAEHLRLLAGTSRLFLVFGLLLGAGLLLDAGLLL
- the menC gene encoding o-succinylbenzoate synthase; protein product: MKARIQARPYRLALSRPLATAAGVIAERRGFWILAEDEEGRTGLGEAAPLPRFGTETVEEAARFLAGLSGWRTIEHDLTAAPLSSRAGLDLARLDLEAQRAGVSLADHLSPRSKRTVSVNALLRTEEPEDLAAEAADAAALGYGTLKMKIGAREPADDARRFAAVRRRLGPGIRLRADANRAWEAETALHALRLLEPFGLEFVEEPARAGIEAIARVSPVPICADESVCSIETGRRLITERSVPFLSLKPSLIGGISAARRLAEEAHEAGIGVVITSALDTSVGVAGALHLAASLPWLDRACGLATAGLLAGDPAEGLEAPSEGFLRVPQGPGLGVRLGTR
- the menE gene encoding o-succinylbenzoate--CoA ligase yields the protein MSSTPRAPAIAWRGREIARAQLEEEVLAVARRLLALGVRPGDRVGMLAPGSIDWALLAHAIPRIGAVLVPLHARLAQEEVSRQIGEANLSLLLHGGEADLDDATLLSINVEDFRAIAPSAAIPPQDLDPERVSTILFTSGSSGRPRGVMLTRRNHLVSAAASSRVLGLGPEDRWLCCLPLYHVGGLNILYRCLQAGASVLLHDSFDPAQANRAIDREGVTLVSLVSVMLRRMLEERRGRPFPPALRAILVGGGPVEDGLIDACPQALATYGLTETCSHVTLVRPGSGTAERHSAGPPLPGIDVRIVDDGGAALPAGSPGAIEVRGPIVMQGYLNESTPSVVDGWLRTGDLGFLDAAGCLRVAGRSTDLIISGGENIHPAEIEAALLGIPGVEEAAVIGIPDDAWGEVPLAVVARRRSEAVSEESMREAIARHLAERLARFKIPLIVFVSEIPRLPNGKPDRAEIRRRYAG